Proteins from one Agelaius phoeniceus isolate bAgePho1 chromosome 10, bAgePho1.hap1, whole genome shotgun sequence genomic window:
- the GP5 gene encoding platelet glycoprotein V, translated as MLVFRLSVMIKLFFQLDASVCPEKCDCSSKNAIYCSGPHIKDLELLNLPCNMTEIHITNANISYLQDVFARMEELQHLILSSNNIALVSPMAFKGLGRLKVLKLLDNKLVELPPEVFDDMVQLQQLIIESNRLKSIEENLFDKLAGLQELYLNKNQLTALPSGVMKKLTKLRILNLSRNYLAALPRNIFSALARLERLMLYINRLSSIESGMFDSLKELQELFLHSNNIHSIAPDAFHCLPKLRTLTLSRNRLQVLPSGLFLHLHDLSKLTLYRNPLKALPEVLFGEMRHLGSLWLYHTKLSTIPDFVFSNLTNLELLVLSFNPELTVLPRNVFSGLNELRSLSLHTSNISSLPEGIFLSLQKLQNISLFDTRLEVLPRNLFHNLKHLQKVYLNSTNLQSLPADFFTTLPELEEVVLDDNPWKCDCQILGFREWLQKSTAIVKNVPSLMCHSPMALQNISLVSLSIDDPECLPTTAMTYQTFSSTLTSPVTEHFTSSQETVLSDVEITSIPTSIPPAAPGFTYSHVEDVGQPGLHFSDVPVQTSPSIIARTSSVKGTDLTTLVWWDEFPAHSSAKPYFNTRVTYCQLFLCVHSLILTLQTVVIVLSLYVVGNTRQLFLSGNIPAQPVVLRRILRR; from the coding sequence ATGTTGGTGTTTCGTTTGTCAGTGATgatcaagcttttcttccagttGGATGCATCTGTTTGTCCTGAGAAGTGTGACTGCTCTTcaaaaaatgcaatttattgCTCTGGTCCCCACATAAAAGACCTGGAATTGTTAAATCTGCCTTGCAACATGACAGAAATTCACATAACAAACGCTAACATATCGTACTTGCAGGATGTTTTTGCTAGGATGGAGGAACTGCAGCATCTCATCCTGTCTTCAAACAACATCGCTCTGGTTTCACCAATGGCTTTTAAAGGCTTGGGAAGGCTAAAAGTCCTCAAACTGCTGGATAATAAGCTGGTTGAACTTCCCCCAGAGGTATTTGATGACATGGTGCAGCTTCAGCAATTGATCATTGAAAGTAACAGGTTGAAATCTATTGAGGAAAATCTGTTTGACAAACTGGCTGGTTTGCAGGAGCTTTACTTGAACAAAAACCAACTAACAGCACTTCCCAGTGGTGTGATGAAGAAACTCACCAAACTCAGAATACTGAACTTGTCAAGAAATTACTTAGCAGCACTGCCTAGAAATATATTTAGTGCATTAGCCAGGCTTGAGAGGCTGATGCTGTATATTAATAGGCTGTCTTCAATAGAGTCTGGGATGTTTGATagcctgaaggagctgcaggagcttttCCTGCATTCCAATAATATCCATTCCATTGCCCCTGATGCATTTCACTGTCTTCCTAAACTAAGAACGCTGACGCTTTCCAGGAACAGGCTTCAGGTTTTGccttctgggctttttttgcACTTGCACGACCTGTCTAAACTGACCTTGTACAGGAACCCACTGAAGGCTCTTCCAGAGGTACTGTTTGGAGAGATGAGGCACCTTGGTAGCCTATGGCTGTATCATACAAAGCTCTCAACAATACCAGATTTTGTGTTCAGTAACTTGACAAATTTAGAGCTTCTTGTGCTGAGTTTTAACCCAGAGCTTACGGTTCTTCCTAGGAATGTGTTCAGTGGCCTGAATGAACTGCGGAGCCTTTCTCTCCATACAAGTAATATTTCCAGTTTGCCAGAGGGAATCTTTCTGAGCCTTCAgaaactgcagaacatttccctCTTTGATACAAGGCTTGAGGTTCTTCCTAGAAACCTCTTTCATAATCTCAAGCACCTCCAGAAAGTTTACCTGAATAGTACTAACCTGCAGTCTCTTCCTGCAGACTTCTTTACCACTTTACCTGAGCTGGAAGAAGTTGTCCTTGACGACAACCCTTGGAAATGTGATTGCCAAATTCTTGGTTTCCGAGAATGGCTCCAAAAGAGCACAGCAATAGTTAAAAATGTGCCATCTCTGATGTGCCACAGCCCAATGGCACTGCAGAATATTTCTCTTGTGTCTCTAAGCATCGATGACCCGGAGTGCCTGCCAACCACAGCTATGACCTATCAGACATTCAGCTCAACTCTGACATCTCCTGTGACAGAACACTTCACATCATCTCAGGAGACAGTGCTGTCTGACGTGGAAATCACCAGCATACCCACATCaattcctcctgcagctccaggtttTACCTACTCCCATGTTGAAGATGTTGGACAACCTGGGCTACATTTCTCAGATGTTCCAGTCCAAACTTCTCCCAGCATCATAGCACGAACCAGCAGTGTTAAAGGGACAGATTTAACTACTCTTGTCTGGTGGGATGAGTTTCCAGCCCACAGCAGTGCTAAACCCTATTTTAATACCAGAGTTACTTATTGCCAGCTATTCTTGTGTGTTCACAGTTTGATTTTAACACTCCAGACTGTAGTTATTGTGCTCAGTCTGTATGTGGTGGGCAACACCAGGCAACTCTTCCTCTCTGGAAATATTCCTGCTCAGCCTGTAGTTCTGAGAAGAATATTAAGAAGATAA
- the LOC129124553 gene encoding uncharacterized protein LOC129124553, which yields MEQGGWQRWLLLLVGIQLASSQCPEQCQCVRSAQVECFGADISTVPSPIPANAMTLQIINTRIAELGDAAFGNASLLIGLRVEKNLLSRISPRAFQNLPDLRYLSLASNKLQELPVQVFEPLDKLESLLLSSNQILQVEPSHFTHLSNLKELQLHGNNLKELQEGVFDQLTSLTKLNLARNNIDRLPPRAFERLARLQVLRLYENRLRHISVGTFDGLPELQELGLHQNQLETLSPELFVHNTNLQKLYLSNNFLTTLPSGIFLPLHALAKITLHVNHLRDISPSAFGPTPNLKELWLYENELSTLPTAVFSNLTQLQLLVLSKNRLRSVPPGAFQGLGELLELSLHSNALRRLDARALEGMPKLQNISLHHNQLQALPRGLFRATPGLQHLQLHSNALEYLPAGIFSPLTALREVRLHNNSWRCDKGILPLQGWLEENPHKVGEIPPLCAQPPALQGIPIAGLPQDQFINPQPPTAVPRHPSTLLPADTSEAASDDASAAEDASMEPPTGLPASPQEDEEEKKEEEERGQWGLTRLQSGVVVAVIVLVSVALLAALVALVVYGCRKKSHVVLMRMKAPNEA from the coding sequence atggagcagggaggctggcagcggtggctgctgctgctggtgggcaTCCAGCTGGccagcagccagtgcccagagcagtgcCAGTGTGTCCGCAGTGCCCAGGTGGAGTGCTTTGGTGCCGACATCAGCACggtgcccagccccatccctgccaacGCCATGACCCTGCAGATCATCAACACGCGCATCGCCGAGCTGGGCGACGCCGCCTTCGGCAACGCCTCCCTGCTGATCGGGCTGCGCGTGGAGAAGAACCTCCTGTCTCGCATCAGCCCCAGGGCCTTCCAGAACCTGCCCGACCTGCGCTACCTCAGCCTGGCCAGCAACaagctgcaggagctccctgtGCAGGTCTTTGAGCCTCTGGACAAGCTGGagtctctgctcctctccagcaACCAGATCCTCCAGGTTGAGCCTTCCCACTTCACCCATCTGAGCAACctcaaggagctgcagctgcacggGAACaacctgaaggagctgcaggagggggtGTTTGACCAGCTCACCAGCCTCACCAAGCTCAACCTGGCCAGGAACAACATCGACCGCCTGCCGCCCCGGGCCTTCGAGCGGCTGGCGCGGCTGCAGGTGCTGCGGCTCTACGAGAACCGGCTCCGGCACATCTCAGTGGGCACCTTCGATGGGCTGccggagctgcaggagctggggctgcaccagAACCAGCTGGAGACGCTGTCCCCGGAGCTCTTTGTGCACAATACCAACCTGCAGAAGCTCTACCTGTCCAACAACTTCCTCACCACTCTGCCGAGCGGCATCTTCTTGCCCCTGCACGCTCTCGCCAAGATCACCCTGCATGTCAACCACCTGCGGGACATCTCCCCCAGTGCCTTTGGGCCCACGCCCAACCTGAAGGAGCTCTGGCTTTATGAGAATGAGCTTTCCACCCTCCCCACTGCCGTCTTCAGCAACCtgacccagctgcagctcttggtTCTCAGCAAGAACCGGCTGCGGTCGGTGCCACCGGGGGCTTTCCAGGGCttgggggagctgctggagctgtcgCTGCACTCCAATGCCCTGCGCCGCCTGGATGCCCGGGCGCTGGAGGGGATGCCCAAGCTGCAGAACATCTCTCTGCACCACAaccagctgcaggcactgccacGGGGCCTCTTCAGGGCcacccctgggctgcagcacctgcagctgcacTCCAATGCCCTGGAGTACCTGCCCGCCGGCATCTTCTCCCCGCTGACTGCCCTGCGAGAGGTGAGGCTGCACAACAACTCCTGGCGCTGTGACAAGGGcatcctgcccctgcagggctggctggaggaGAACCCTCACAAGGTGGGTGAGATACCCCCACTGTGTGCCCAGCCTCCCGCCCTGCAGGGCATCCCCATCGCTGGGCTGCCACAGGACCAGTTCATCAACCCCCAGCCCCCCACTGCTGTTCCTCGTCATCCCAGcaccctgctccctgctgacacctctgaggcagcctcAGATGATGCCTCAGCAGCAGAAGATGCCTCGATGGAGCCTCCCACGGGGCTGCCAGCCTCCCcacaggaggatgaggaggagaagaaggaggaggaagagaggggGCAGTGGGGGCTGACACGCCTGCAGAGTGGGGTGGTGGTAGCAGTCATCGTGCTGGTGAGTGtggccctgctggctgctctggtggcactggtggtcTATGGCTGTAGGAAGAAGAGCCACGTTGTGCTCATGAGGATGAAGGCTCCGAATGAAGCCTGA
- the CPN2 gene encoding carboxypeptidase N subunit 2 — translation MPCLCRLLIYVLLGLGSLLVGALSPSCPPACQCYDTSKVFCSNERIREIPEGLPGSATHLFFVETALSSIRSGDLGSSTTLTKLVFINNNIQELQAGAFQGLPSLTELEVSGNPLPAVSPGLLAGLTSLSKLSLSANTIRTLQPGLFTASCRLQDLSLAGNRIEALPPGIFRPLRRLRALDLSQNALSELPDGLLAPLVALRVLKLSDNLLAQVPPGAFRALGQLTELHLDGNRLEELPSGIFSRLGALRRLQLQHNALGSLAPDIFTGLLNLTVLSLEGNNLATVPAMLFTGTPGLLHLSLARNRLETLPQELFANLSVLETLELSHNAIDHLPTGAFQGLEGLTELQLSHNNLSRLPVGLLAGLPLLTALVLDHNRLARLPAGLFDANDELVRVGLAGNPWLCDCHLSYLLHWLQSFAEPLIHGQAFCANPAALQGRSLLEVSSGQLQCPGAHDVPPEEGWDTDAPGQCTYSDAEGTVSVACNATSCQQLNLRLPPPGPERGLGPAYRRAWLLRSRCGTLQVSVLVTAHGGNEVTPPAPPAVP, via the exons ATGCCATGCTTG TGCAGGCTACTGATCTacgtgctgctggggctggggtcccTGCTGGTGGGGGcactgtccccatcctgcccccCTGCCTGCCAGTGCTATGACACCTCCAAAGTCTTCTGCTCAAATGAAAGGATACGGGAGATCCCGGAGGGCCTGCCAGGAAGTGCCACCCACCTCTTCTTCGTGGAGacagccctgagcagcatcCGCAGCGGGGATTTGGGCTCCAGCACCACGCTCACCAAGCTGGTCTTCATCAATAACAAcatccaggagctgcaggctggtgCCTTTCAAGGGCTGCCCAGCCTCACTGAGCTGGAGGTGTCAGGCAACCCCTTGCCAGCTgtcagccctgggctgctggcagggctgacCAGCCTCAGCAAGCTCTCCCTCAGTGCCAACACCATCCGCACCCTGCAGCCGGGGCTCTTCACTGCCTCTTGCCGCCTGCAGGACCTGAGCTTGGCAGGGAACAGGATCGAGGCACTGCCCCCTGGCATCTTCCGCCCACTCCGGCGGCTCCGGGCCCTGGACCTGTCACAGAATGCTCTGTCCGAGCTGCCGGATGGGCTGCTGGCCCCACTTGTCGCCCTTCGTGTCCTCAAGCTCAGTGACAAcctgctggcacaggtgccTCCTGGCGCTTTCAGGGCACTTGGCCAGCTGACCGAGCTCCACCTGGATGGCAAccggctggaggagctgccctcGGGcatcttctccaggctgggggCGCTGCGgcggctgcagctgcagcacaatgccctgggcagcctggccccTGACATCTTCACGGGTCTCCTCAACCTCACTGTCCTCAGCCTGGAGGGCAACAACCTGGCCACCGTGCCTGCCATGCTGTTCACTGGCACCCCTGGCCTCCTCCACCTCTCGCTGGCTCGCAACCGGCTGGAGACACTGCCCCAGGAGCTCTTTGCGAACCTGTCAGTGCTGGAAACCCTGGAGCTCTCACACAATGCCATAGATCACCTGCCCACCGGGGCTTTCCAGGGTCTGGAAGGGCTCACAGAGCTCCAGCTGAGCCACAACAACCTCTCCAGGCTGCCGGTGGGGCTGCTGGCCGGGCTGCCCCTCCTCACCGCCCTGGTGCTGGACCACAACCGCCTGGCCCGCCTGCCTGCGGGGCTCTTCGATGCCAACGATGAGCTGGTGCGTGTGGGGCTGGCTGGCAACCCCTGGCTCTGCGACTGCCACCTCTCCTACCTCCTGCACTGGCTCCAGAGCTTTGCTGAGCCCCTCATCCACGGCCAAGCCTTCTGTGCCAATCCCGCTGCTCTCCAGGGCCGCTCCCTGCTGGAGGTCTCCAGCGGGCAGCTGCAGTGCCCGGGAGCCCACGATGTCCCGCCGGAGGAGGGCTGGGACACAGATGCCCCGGGGCAGTGCACCTACAGCGACGCCGAGGGCACGGTAAGCGTGGCCTGCAATGCCACATCGTGCCAGCAGCTGAACCTGCGCCTCCCTCCtcccgggccggagcggggccTGGGGCCGGCCTACCGGCGGGCCTGGCTGCTGCGCTCCCGCTGCGGCACGCTGCAGGTCAGCGTCCTTGTCACAGCACACGGAGGGAACGAGGTCACACCACCAGCTCCCCCCGCCGTGCCCTAA
- the LOC129124520 gene encoding uncharacterized protein LOC129124520: MPKDYQEVYRGTKNDVKEIPKIAKPFVSEMIFVQTSITSISKGAFRYMPNLTKILFIGNKIKTVEPGAFDNLDKLRDLDISGASLEKLPVGTFQNLPSLQRLELRDSQLRSIPKGLFDGLESLGELSLHINAIPSLPEGIFDSLVNLTFLDLSRNRITALPVNAFSKLTQLQVLRLYENELQDLPEGLLDSQLELLELSLQRNKLRALPPMLLRSLPHLEKLLLDNNLIRVLPPQGFFGLNKLKLLTLGSNHIMELPCCLFDTMPHLRELDLGRNSLATLPEGIFVNLTSLGKLILSHNQLSALPRGVFTGLSKLLDLQLDTNQLSALDEEVFVSLPNLKTLNLRKNQLESVPQGLLDPLKKLSSVYLSGNPWRCDCNLCYLHRWILGNREKVKLSTQVSCKSPPHLAGQEVTLLRDEHLICPGTLPFNSTPSQRTSTFLSRGAVSTAAPTMLSLASFPIRTLPTTLPPVVTPAVLPTVPMEAAFTALSPAKPSEVFVTIPTPAVLQKAFSTSPSTTNKLKTSITTPSTTTVPRSFITTPSPKAFITTSSPTVLPKASTATPSSSAEMPKASITTPSSAVSTSAIVRLQTPGATHPEPVPPTPASPTSRVPTSSLAGTTRAEPPALSVPRERPATIPQGTPTTPLVSAPSMALWPFSRTAAPGTVPLASRSPSHHAPAPGREWGYSTTCDSSTAGAQPTPTAPQQAPALAGTVLLPTPPIPALSDSTSPSPASPLLTPSSHRAWGLPLWTSPWQCQVSLALGLAMLALQAVCTLLGGVVTFRLHQDTRHHPGPPVRLLSLQALAAPGTPEPAPVPP, translated from the coding sequence ATGCCCAAAGACTATCAGGAGGTCTACAGAGGGACAAAAAATGATGTTAAAGAGATCCCAAAGATTGCAAAGCCCTTTGTTTCTGAGATGATCTTTGTGCAAACCAGCATCACTTCTATAAGTAAAGGTGCCTTCAGGTACATGCCCAACCTGACCAAGATTTTGTTCATTGGCAACAAGATCAAGACTGTTGAACCTGGAGCCTTTGATAATTTGGACAAGTTGAGAGACTTGGACATCTCTGGTGCCTCATTAGAAAAACTACCTGTGGGCACTTTCCAAAACCTCCCAAGTTTACAGAGGCTGGAACTGAGAGACAGCCAGCTCAGATCCATCCCCAAAGGCCTGTTTGATGGGCTGGAAAGTTTGGGAGAGCTCTCCCTGCACATCAATGCAATCCCTTCTCTTCCAGAAGGCATTTTTGATTCTCTTGTCAATCTAACTTTTTTGGATCTGTCTAGAAACAGGATCACAGCTCTTCCTGTGAATGCCTTTAGCAAACTCACCCAGCTGCAAGTCCTCCGGCTGTATGAGAACGAGTTGCAGGACCTCCCAGAGGGACTGCTAGACagtcagctggagctgctggagctcagcctcCAGAGGAACAAGCTCAGGGCACTGCCACCCATGCTTCTGAGGAGCCTGCCTCACCTGGAGAAACTCCTCTTGGACAACAACCTCATCAGGGTTCTCCCACCTCAGGGCTTTTTTGGTTTAAACAAACTAAAGTTGCTGACTCTGGGCTCAAACCATATTATGGAGCTCccctgctgcctttttgacaccATGCCACACTTGAGGGAGCTGGATCTGGGCAGGAACAGTTTGGCCACACTTCCAGAGGGCATCTTTGTCAACCTCACATCCCTTGGCAAACTCATCTTGTCCCACAACCAGCTATCAGCCCTGCCAAGAGGGGTCTTCACTGGGCTCAGCAAGCTCTTGGACCTCCAGCTGGACACAAAtcagctctctgctctggatGAAGAGGTCTTTGTGTCTCTCCCAAATCTGAAAACCCTCAATCTTCGAAAGAACCAGCTGGAGAGTGTTCCCCAAGGGCTCCTAGATCCTCTGAAGAAGCTCAGCTCGGTGTATCTGAGTGGTAACCCGTGGAGATGTGACTGCAACCTCTGCTACCTGCACCGCTGGATCCTGGGCAACAGGGAGAAGGTCAAATTGTCCACCCAAGTCTCCTGCAAGAGCCCACCCCACCTGGCAGGGCAAGAAGTAACATTGCTGAGGGATGAACACCTGATTTGCCCAGGTACTCTGCCATTTAACTCCACACCATCACAAAGAACATCAACATTCCTGTCACGTGGAGCCgtgtccacagcagcaccaaccATGCTGTCACTGGCATCCTTTCCCATCAGGACACTGCCAACCACTCTTCCACCTGTGGTCACCCCTGCTGTGTTGCCAACCGTGCCCATGGAGGCTGCCTtcactgctctgtccccagccaaGCCATCTGAGGTCTTTGTCACCATCCCAacaccagctgtgctgcagaaggCCTTCAGCACCAGCCCATCAACAACCAATAAGCTCAAGACCTCCATCACCACGCCATCAACAACCACTGTGCCCAGGTCCTTCATCACCACACCATCACCAAAAGCCTTCATCACCACCTCATCACCCACTGTGCTGCCAAAGGCCTCCACTGCCACACCATCATCATCAGCTGAGATGCCCAAGGCTTCCATCACCACCCCATCATCAGCTGTTTCAACTTCAGCCATCGTAAGGCTGCAGACTCCTGGGGCCACCCACCCAGAACCTGTGCCACCCACTCCAGCTTCTCCCACCTCACGGGTGCCAACAAGCTCACTGGCAGGCACCACCAGAGCGGAGCCTCCTGCTCtctcagtgcccagggagagGCCAGCCACCATCCCACAGGGAACACCCACAACCCCCCTTGTCTCAGCTCCCTCCATGGCCCTCTGGCCATTCTCCAGGACTGCTGCTCCGGGCACAGTCCCGCTGGCCTCACGTTCACCATCACACCATGCTCCTGCACcaggcagggaatggggctATTCCACCACCTGTGACTCGTCCAcagctggtgcccagcccacccccactgctccccagcaggctcctgccctggcaggcaccGTCCTGCTCCCAACACCTCCCATCCCCGCACTATCAGACAGcaccagcccctctccagcctccccacTCCTGACCCCCAGCAGTCATCGTGCCTGGGGATTGCCCCTGTGGACCAGCCCATGGCAgtgccaggtgtccctggcctTGGGGCTGGCCatgctggcactgcaggctgtCTGCACACTGCTGGGGGGAGTGGTCACCTTCCGTCTTCACCAGGACACCCGCCACCACCCCGGGCCACCCGTGAGGCTGCTGAGCCTtcaggctctggctgctccgGGGACCCCCGAGCCAGCCCCGGTGCCACCTTGA